In a single window of the Amycolatopsis sp. cg5 genome:
- a CDS encoding protease pro-enzyme activation domain-containing protein, whose protein sequence is MRSTAVLLAFGLALTSAPALAAPPPAKSFTIVLKLRDGAERFAVDVSTPGNPLYGKFLSPAEFTDRYAPTADQVTRVRTLLAKSGFTVGETAEGNRWITASASPMRLVRVVSPDILAIAESTPSVASATEDPRSGGCSGFWGQQNQDLPAAYGRTSFPTTLCGYGADQLQTAYGLKPSLVAGRDGHGVTVAVIGAFDSPTTYADANTHATTYGQPPFAAGQYTRKLFKPYSPSAPCGGRGGWHRSQTRDVEAVHAVAPAAKVLYVGARDCADGIDEAINWVVQHKPATIVSNSYVYRGENLPAAQIQKTHSLLVQAAAEGIGFVYASGNAGDETVNGLPAQPDYPASDPMVTAVGGTSLAIDQAGGRQFETGWGTALNRVVAGAYPLPQPGTFTAGSGGGTSTLFAQPDYQRRKVPSALSRRYGGAAMRVTPDVAAVADPYTGFVMGQTVGGQFGLSTTGGTELAASLFAGILALANTGRPTPIGFANPLLYSLKTSAFHDIQPSRVPLGAATPDGSALVTFDRDSSLSTTYGYDAVTGLGTPAPPLLPALKPG, encoded by the coding sequence ATGCGCAGCACCGCTGTCCTGCTCGCGTTCGGCCTGGCACTGACCTCCGCACCCGCGCTCGCGGCACCCCCACCGGCCAAGTCGTTCACGATCGTGCTCAAGCTCCGTGACGGCGCCGAGCGGTTCGCCGTCGACGTCTCCACCCCTGGCAATCCGCTGTACGGCAAGTTCCTCAGCCCTGCCGAATTCACCGACCGCTACGCCCCGACCGCCGACCAGGTCACCCGCGTCCGCACGCTCCTAGCCAAGTCGGGCTTCACCGTCGGCGAAACGGCCGAGGGCAACCGGTGGATCACGGCATCCGCGTCCCCCATGCGGCTGGTGAGGGTGGTGAGCCCGGACATCCTCGCGATCGCCGAGAGCACGCCGTCGGTCGCGTCGGCCACGGAAGATCCGCGTAGCGGCGGCTGCTCGGGTTTCTGGGGTCAGCAGAACCAAGACCTCCCGGCCGCCTACGGCCGCACGTCGTTCCCGACCACGCTGTGCGGCTACGGCGCCGATCAACTGCAGACCGCCTACGGCCTCAAACCCTCGCTCGTCGCCGGACGGGACGGTCACGGCGTCACCGTCGCGGTCATCGGCGCCTTCGACTCGCCCACGACCTACGCCGACGCCAACACCCACGCGACGACCTACGGCCAGCCGCCGTTCGCCGCGGGCCAGTACACCCGGAAGCTGTTCAAGCCCTACAGCCCGAGCGCGCCCTGCGGCGGCCGCGGCGGCTGGCACCGTTCCCAAACCCGCGACGTCGAAGCCGTCCACGCCGTCGCACCGGCCGCCAAGGTCCTCTACGTCGGCGCGCGTGATTGCGCGGACGGCATCGACGAGGCGATCAACTGGGTCGTCCAGCACAAACCGGCCACCATCGTGAGCAACTCGTACGTCTACCGCGGCGAGAACCTCCCGGCCGCCCAGATCCAGAAAACCCACTCCCTGCTGGTGCAGGCGGCTGCCGAGGGCATCGGTTTCGTCTACGCCTCGGGCAACGCGGGCGACGAGACCGTCAACGGCCTTCCGGCGCAACCGGACTACCCGGCCTCGGACCCGATGGTGACGGCGGTCGGCGGCACCAGCCTCGCCATCGACCAAGCGGGCGGCCGCCAGTTCGAGACCGGCTGGGGCACCGCGCTCAACCGGGTCGTCGCGGGCGCTTACCCGCTCCCCCAGCCCGGCACGTTCACGGCGGGCTCGGGCGGCGGCACCAGCACCCTCTTCGCGCAGCCCGACTACCAGCGCCGCAAGGTCCCGTCCGCGCTTTCCCGCCGTTACGGTGGCGCCGCCATGCGCGTCACCCCGGACGTCGCGGCGGTCGCAGACCCGTACACCGGCTTCGTCATGGGCCAGACCGTCGGCGGCCAATTCGGCCTGTCCACCACCGGCGGCACGGAACTCGCCGCTTCACTGTTCGCCGGGATACTGGCGCTCGCGAACACCGGCCGCCCGACACCGATCGGCTTCGCCAATCCGTTGCTCTACAGCCTGAAAACCTCCGCGTTCCACGACATCCAGCCCAGCCGCGTACCCCTCGGCGCGGCCACACCCGACGGCTCGGCCCTCGTCACGTTCGACCGCGACTCCTCGCTCAGCACCACCTACGGCTACGACGCCGTGACCGGCCTGGGCACCCCCGCCCCACCCCTCCTCCCCGCCTTGAAGCCGGGATAA
- a CDS encoding CapA family protein, whose translation MRRPYALTLGAVALVVVSTAVVAAWPGSEGTVRAAGAPAVSVSVVDEAGAPLAATVDTGDGPKPVSSQGKARVELRSGPVLATVSAPGHLAEPVPLGLEDAGKTVPVRLLSDHGGKRYVLHSAGDVMFGRRYQDAPEPLVPSADAGRGAESVVDAIAPAFRLADLRTVNLESVVSAAPPQAASPGKRFILESPPATTAGLKKLGVDVPSLANNHTRDFQDAGLADTTKALTAAGFPIVGLSDGDHPQPAYHKEIRGNEVTMLAYTSVDGDFVNDSYARSPEGEAWQKQPRHWRFGALVPDAARTIGEAWQVFDRLEGKLAPSEVASLWTSITQVYPELQDWVARRGHGGAAPWDPKTSPAEITAAKRGLTVVQLHSGFQFQTASGKSTREMARAAIDAGADIVIAHHPHVLQGMEWYKGHLIAYSMGNFVFDQDFLSTFASAFLRTVWEGGTLVEARLVPVEIDGYRPAAATGAAAMRTLNGMWANGLRDVQAQREPDSSVSTTPFVRAPDSRPAQFHFEHGTALITADAPPERPVTVSVPAHGDATIPFDGLVRPTGTGNLSVGQDLFGWGHFEDDTADGNPDPATHWPPSTGPLIGGGSLGEAGYLQLSGNPAGKLARPVARIALPRHPDPTTYTVRAKVRVSPGATPLLRIASYHFDDSDPTEDPDSRLVRDIDHTAQVPSDGAWHEIGFDLTSAELGNMVLLYAGVRGDSAMDTVDLDDLEFVEWRPPSGDWAPYDHVRNHGDTPVTATFDSLGSR comes from the coding sequence GTGAGGAGACCATACGCGCTGACGCTGGGCGCGGTCGCGCTCGTCGTGGTCAGCACGGCCGTCGTCGCGGCGTGGCCGGGGTCTGAGGGCACGGTCCGCGCGGCAGGCGCACCGGCGGTGTCCGTGTCGGTCGTCGACGAGGCAGGTGCTCCGCTCGCGGCCACTGTGGACACCGGTGACGGCCCGAAACCCGTTTCGTCACAAGGCAAAGCCCGGGTCGAGTTGCGCTCGGGTCCCGTACTCGCGACCGTGTCCGCGCCCGGCCACCTCGCGGAGCCGGTCCCGCTCGGGCTGGAAGACGCGGGCAAGACCGTCCCCGTGCGCCTGTTGTCCGATCACGGCGGGAAGCGGTACGTCCTGCATTCCGCCGGTGACGTCATGTTCGGCCGCCGTTATCAGGACGCCCCCGAGCCGCTGGTGCCCAGCGCCGACGCCGGTCGCGGCGCCGAGTCGGTCGTCGACGCGATCGCACCCGCGTTCCGGCTGGCCGACCTGCGCACGGTCAACCTGGAGTCGGTGGTCAGCGCGGCCCCGCCGCAAGCCGCCTCTCCGGGCAAGCGGTTCATCCTGGAGTCGCCGCCCGCCACCACCGCCGGTCTGAAGAAGCTCGGTGTCGACGTGCCCTCGCTGGCCAACAACCACACGCGCGACTTCCAGGACGCGGGGCTCGCGGACACGACCAAGGCGCTCACCGCCGCCGGATTCCCGATCGTCGGGCTGTCCGACGGCGACCATCCGCAACCGGCCTACCACAAGGAGATCCGTGGGAACGAGGTGACGATGCTGGCCTACACCAGCGTCGACGGCGACTTCGTCAACGACAGCTACGCACGCTCCCCCGAAGGCGAAGCCTGGCAGAAACAGCCACGCCATTGGCGATTCGGCGCTCTGGTGCCCGACGCCGCCAGGACGATCGGCGAAGCCTGGCAGGTCTTCGACCGGCTCGAAGGCAAGCTGGCACCGTCCGAAGTGGCCTCGCTGTGGACGTCGATCACCCAGGTCTACCCGGAACTCCAGGACTGGGTCGCCCGCCGGGGGCACGGCGGCGCGGCGCCGTGGGATCCCAAGACCTCGCCGGCCGAGATCACGGCGGCGAAGCGTGGCCTCACGGTCGTCCAGCTGCACTCCGGTTTCCAGTTCCAGACCGCGTCCGGCAAGAGCACGCGAGAGATGGCGCGGGCGGCGATCGACGCGGGCGCCGACATCGTCATCGCCCATCATCCCCATGTCCTGCAAGGGATGGAGTGGTACAAGGGGCACCTGATCGCCTACAGCATGGGCAACTTCGTGTTCGACCAGGACTTCCTGTCCACCTTCGCCAGCGCGTTCCTGCGCACGGTCTGGGAAGGCGGCACGCTCGTCGAGGCGCGGCTCGTGCCGGTCGAGATCGACGGCTACCGCCCGGCGGCCGCCACCGGGGCCGCCGCCATGCGGACGCTGAACGGCATGTGGGCCAACGGTCTTCGCGACGTCCAAGCCCAGCGGGAGCCCGACAGCAGCGTGTCGACGACCCCGTTCGTCCGTGCCCCGGACTCGCGCCCGGCGCAGTTCCACTTCGAGCACGGCACGGCGCTGATCACCGCCGACGCGCCGCCCGAACGCCCGGTCACCGTGTCCGTCCCGGCACACGGCGACGCCACCATCCCGTTCGACGGTCTCGTCCGCCCGACCGGCACGGGGAACCTGTCCGTGGGGCAGGATCTTTTCGGCTGGGGGCATTTCGAGGACGACACCGCCGACGGCAACCCGGACCCGGCGACGCACTGGCCGCCGAGCACCGGCCCGCTCATCGGCGGCGGCTCACTCGGCGAGGCAGGTTACCTGCAGCTCAGCGGCAATCCCGCCGGGAAGCTCGCGCGCCCGGTCGCCCGCATCGCGCTGCCCCGGCACCCGGACCCGACCACGTACACCGTCCGGGCCAAGGTCCGCGTCTCCCCCGGCGCGACCCCGCTGCTGCGGATCGCCTCGTACCACTTCGACGACAGCGACCCGACCGAAGACCCGGACTCGCGTCTCGTGCGCGACATCGACCACACGGCGCAGGTCCCGTCCGACGGGGCCTGGCACGAGATCGGCTTCGACCTCACCTCGGCCGAACTCGGCAACATGGTGCTCCTCTACGCCGGCGTCCGTGGCGACTCGGCGATGGACACCGTCGACCTCGACGACCTCGAATTCGTCGAGTGGCGTCCGCCGTCCGGCGACTGGGCCCCGTACGACCACGTCCGCAACCACGGCGACACCCCGGTGACCGCCACCTTCGACAGCTTGGGAAGTCGATGA
- a CDS encoding poly-gamma-glutamate biosynthesis protein PgsC/CapC — MNAAELAPEVATIGLAIGLLLSLVCYLTTNLSPGGMITPGWIALTLIEDYRRAAIIVFMTALTYGGTKLVQRMVILYGKRLFAAVVLLGVVLQTTLLLFLQADLPLLFVHQTLGFVVPGLIAYQLVRQPPGPTLLATGGVSLVSYATLASGVLIGLVPSL, encoded by the coding sequence ATGAACGCCGCCGAGCTCGCCCCGGAGGTCGCGACCATCGGACTGGCCATCGGCCTGCTGCTGTCCCTGGTCTGCTACCTGACCACCAACCTGTCACCCGGCGGCATGATCACGCCTGGCTGGATCGCGCTCACGCTGATCGAGGACTACCGCCGCGCGGCGATCATCGTGTTCATGACCGCGCTGACCTACGGCGGCACGAAACTGGTGCAGCGCATGGTGATCCTCTACGGAAAGCGGCTGTTCGCCGCGGTCGTGCTGCTCGGTGTCGTGCTGCAGACGACGTTGCTGCTCTTCCTGCAAGCCGACCTGCCGCTGTTGTTCGTGCACCAGACACTCGGGTTCGTCGTGCCCGGTCTCATCGCCTACCAGCTGGTCCGCCAGCCGCCGGGCCCGACCCTGCTGGCCACCGGCGGCGTCAGCCTGGTCAGCTACGCCACGCTCGCCAGTGGCGTCCTCATTGGACTGGTCCCGTCACTCTGA
- a CDS encoding NlpC/P60 family protein — MKPSVVALSIVAVLFGLVTPVSASSPPQYHYERAESPGRTLVISESGTTVATLTDGSRTGVFRGPSRTFSEPEATAATVTTRDWVRVAPLPWRLGGEHDAALGRWLTAMLTDRSPDVLAVAMQYRRGTENLFDPRGVRYAGRAFFGPMVDGERVTDSDFTDYLGVPWTYAGGGVQQPDPIRKDSLDCSGFLRMVYGYRAGFPLGLSGSDGRLPRQTNDIAAAGPGTVIVPNSGAQPPPESLARLRAGDLLLFDLDPEDGPLIDHSAIYLGLDSAGRPRFISSRKRYNGPTMGDRNGPSVLTGDGVFARVFRVARRI; from the coding sequence ATGAAACCCTCCGTAGTCGCTTTGTCCATTGTGGCCGTCCTTTTCGGACTCGTCACGCCGGTCTCGGCCTCCAGCCCACCTCAGTACCACTACGAGCGCGCCGAAAGCCCGGGCCGCACCTTGGTGATCAGCGAATCCGGGACCACCGTCGCCACCCTGACCGACGGGTCGCGGACCGGCGTCTTCCGCGGCCCCTCCCGGACGTTCAGCGAGCCGGAGGCGACCGCCGCGACGGTCACCACCAGGGACTGGGTCCGCGTCGCACCGCTGCCATGGCGGCTCGGCGGCGAGCACGACGCGGCGCTCGGCCGCTGGCTCACGGCCATGCTGACCGACCGGTCTCCTGACGTACTCGCGGTCGCGATGCAATACCGGCGCGGCACCGAGAACCTCTTCGACCCACGCGGTGTCCGGTACGCGGGCCGGGCGTTCTTCGGCCCGATGGTCGACGGCGAGCGCGTCACCGACTCCGACTTCACCGACTACCTCGGCGTGCCGTGGACCTACGCCGGCGGCGGGGTGCAGCAGCCCGACCCGATCCGCAAGGATTCTCTGGATTGCAGCGGTTTCCTGCGCATGGTGTACGGCTATCGGGCAGGCTTCCCGCTCGGTCTGTCCGGATCGGACGGCCGGTTGCCTCGGCAGACCAACGACATCGCGGCCGCCGGGCCTGGCACGGTGATCGTCCCGAACAGCGGCGCCCAGCCGCCGCCGGAGTCACTCGCCCGGCTGCGCGCCGGTGACCTGCTGCTGTTCGATCTCGACCCCGAAGACGGTCCGCTGATCGACCATTCGGCGATCTACCTCGGCCTCGATTCGGCGGGCCGTCCGCGCTTCATCTCCAGCCGCAAGCGCTACAACGGCCCGACCATGGGCGACCGCAACGGCCCCTCGGTGCTGACCGGCGACGGCGTGTTCGCGCGCGTCTTCCGCGTGGCCCGCCGCATCTGA
- a CDS encoding NlpC/P60 family protein: protein MRGKVFVLASVLAVSGTAAVYYAGQGRDGVQLATAATGSAPRGGERFTRLTDPPRTVVTTPGGAVVATLTDGSRTVVLTGPARTFAEPRSAKATVTTTAWVRLAPEPWSADAERAPWFKPWLTVASGDTTPDVLAVSSQYLEGAPAVRDRTGTRIAGDAAFGRNTDYADYLGTGALDSAGFVRLVYGFREGYPLQDNGSALPRTAADMAGHGPGTPVVPDTGRRATDYSHLQPGDLLFFTKAPGADGVTRVGIYLGLDGDGHRRVLASSPDTGGPSFLDTGTEYARTFRSAKRL from the coding sequence ATGCGTGGCAAGGTTTTCGTGCTGGCTTCGGTGCTCGCGGTGTCCGGAACCGCTGCCGTGTACTACGCAGGCCAAGGGCGCGACGGCGTTCAGCTCGCTACGGCCGCCACAGGGTCGGCGCCGCGCGGCGGCGAGCGGTTCACCCGGCTCACCGATCCACCTCGGACGGTCGTCACCACGCCGGGTGGCGCGGTGGTGGCGACGCTGACCGACGGGTCCCGCACGGTCGTGCTGACCGGGCCGGCGCGGACCTTCGCCGAGCCGCGGTCGGCCAAGGCGACGGTCACGACCACGGCCTGGGTCCGGCTCGCACCGGAGCCCTGGTCGGCGGACGCGGAACGGGCGCCGTGGTTCAAGCCGTGGCTGACGGTCGCGTCCGGCGACACCACCCCCGACGTGCTCGCGGTGAGCAGCCAGTACCTCGAAGGAGCGCCGGCGGTGCGCGACCGCACCGGGACGCGCATCGCGGGCGACGCGGCGTTCGGCCGGAACACGGACTACGCCGACTATCTCGGCACCGGCGCGCTGGACAGCGCGGGCTTCGTCCGGCTGGTGTACGGCTTCCGTGAGGGCTATCCGTTGCAGGACAACGGTTCCGCGTTGCCACGGACTGCGGCTGACATGGCGGGGCATGGGCCCGGCACGCCGGTTGTGCCCGACACCGGCCGTCGCGCCACCGACTATTCTCATCTCCAACCGGGCGACCTGCTGTTCTTCACCAAGGCACCCGGCGCGGACGGCGTCACCCGCGTCGGCATCTACCTGGGTCTCGACGGCGACGGGCACCGCCGCGTGCTGGCCAGCTCGCCTGACACCGGCGGCCCGTCGTTCCTGGACACCGGCACCGAGTACGCGCGGACGTTCCGTTCCGCGAAGCGCTTGTGA
- the pgsB gene encoding poly-gamma-glutamate synthase PgsB, whose product MLFLYGVLMLGAGSLLVGGLLEQRGHYARLHSIPKRVLVNGIRGKSSITRLCAGALRGGGLVTTAKTTGTAARFIHPDGSEEPVYRKFGIANIVEQIGIVRRAAAYRPDALVMECMAVLPDLQEINQSKLIHSTIGVLCNVREDHLTEMGPTLDDVARSLSRSMPEGGICVTAEKERLDILRAEAASRNCELIAVDPDSVTDEEMRGFGWITFKENVAIALAVADLLNVNRQLALEGMWEAPPDPGVLQVHRYRKENTLLRFANVFAANDPESTLMNVDQLRGQGAIGAPLHVVINCRPDRVERNGQMGALVPRLAPDRVVLIGEPTRSARTAVPAEWQDRVLDLGGKRTAENLVRDLLDGHDGDELSIVAIGNIHGQGELLIDELAKLPSGHLEPLR is encoded by the coding sequence ATGCTCTTCCTCTACGGCGTCCTCATGCTCGGCGCCGGCTCCTTGCTCGTCGGCGGGCTGCTCGAACAGCGCGGCCACTACGCCAGACTGCACAGCATCCCGAAACGCGTGCTGGTCAACGGAATCCGCGGCAAATCGTCGATCACCCGGCTGTGCGCGGGCGCGTTGCGCGGCGGTGGACTAGTGACCACGGCGAAGACCACCGGCACGGCCGCCCGGTTCATCCACCCCGACGGCAGCGAGGAACCGGTCTACCGCAAGTTCGGCATCGCCAACATCGTCGAGCAGATCGGCATCGTCCGGCGCGCCGCCGCCTACCGCCCGGACGCGCTGGTGATGGAGTGCATGGCCGTGCTGCCCGACCTGCAGGAGATCAACCAGAGCAAGCTCATCCACTCGACCATCGGCGTGCTGTGCAACGTCCGCGAGGACCATCTCACCGAAATGGGCCCGACACTCGACGACGTCGCGCGATCGCTGTCCCGTTCCATGCCCGAGGGCGGAATCTGTGTCACCGCCGAAAAAGAGCGGCTGGACATCCTCCGAGCCGAGGCGGCGAGCCGGAACTGCGAACTCATCGCCGTCGACCCGGACTCCGTCACCGACGAGGAGATGCGCGGCTTCGGCTGGATCACGTTCAAGGAGAACGTCGCGATCGCGCTGGCCGTCGCCGACCTGCTCAACGTCAACCGGCAGCTCGCGCTCGAAGGCATGTGGGAGGCCCCGCCGGACCCCGGTGTGCTGCAGGTTCACCGCTATCGCAAGGAAAACACGCTGCTGCGGTTCGCGAACGTGTTCGCGGCCAACGACCCCGAATCGACCTTGATGAACGTCGACCAGCTGCGCGGCCAGGGCGCGATCGGCGCCCCGCTGCACGTGGTGATCAACTGCAGGCCGGACCGGGTGGAGCGCAACGGCCAGATGGGCGCGCTCGTGCCCCGTCTCGCGCCGGACCGCGTGGTGCTCATCGGCGAGCCGACCCGCAGCGCCCGCACGGCCGTTCCCGCCGAGTGGCAGGACCGGGTGCTCGACCTCGGCGGCAAGCGCACCGCCGAGAACCTGGTCCGCGACCTGCTCGACGGCCATGACGGCGACGAGCTGTCGATCGTCGCCATCGGCAACATCCACGGCCAAGGCGAGCTGCTCATCGACGAACTCGCCAAGCTCCCGTCCGGTCACCTCGAGCCGCTCCGATGA